From one Peredibacter starrii genomic stretch:
- a CDS encoding SpoIID/LytB domain-containing protein, with amino-acid sequence MLKTGSCFFLLLFSASSYAAVPSVKVLIAKSLKRVVVEGMDLEKTIHTQHKKQQYSGRKTIAFNCNPSASKTKSQMPKNPLLVASLSSPTGLVSWGKHKYQGELQLLTNPGQESCDLVNLIPMENYITTLLSKEMNGTWPVEALKAQAVAARTYAYDRIKKGMGFDNPDKLYHLESSEKDQVSGTFHDITQKTLQASRETSGMILVGPSGKIAPAFFHSKCGGKTFRPDQVWGGVEEGYRSVNCTFCQKTGMKDWNYQIKGQKLTSMVDQVLKRYYADEIQGTDVKLMPDSLANSELRMYVGDRLHIIKKSYLRNLAGRELLPSNNFIMSMKNNEFMVKGQGYGHGVGLCQLGALELAKRGYDYRQILSFYFPRHQLKKAY; translated from the coding sequence ATGTTAAAAACAGGAAGTTGCTTCTTTCTTTTGCTATTTTCAGCATCGTCGTATGCTGCTGTCCCTTCTGTTAAGGTCCTGATTGCTAAATCATTAAAGAGAGTAGTGGTTGAAGGAATGGATCTCGAAAAGACCATTCATACACAACATAAAAAGCAGCAATACTCCGGTCGCAAAACGATCGCTTTTAACTGTAATCCATCTGCCTCTAAGACCAAGTCTCAGATGCCAAAAAATCCGCTTCTCGTGGCGTCTCTGAGTTCTCCTACGGGTCTTGTTTCATGGGGGAAGCATAAATATCAGGGTGAACTTCAGCTCCTTACTAATCCAGGACAGGAGAGTTGTGATCTCGTAAATCTTATTCCGATGGAAAATTACATCACGACACTTCTTTCGAAAGAAATGAACGGAACGTGGCCTGTTGAGGCCCTGAAGGCCCAGGCGGTTGCCGCTAGAACTTATGCTTATGATCGAATCAAGAAGGGCATGGGTTTTGATAATCCGGATAAGCTTTATCACTTAGAGTCTTCTGAAAAAGATCAAGTGTCTGGTACCTTTCACGATATTACTCAAAAAACACTTCAGGCCTCGAGAGAAACTTCTGGCATGATTCTGGTTGGCCCTTCGGGCAAGATTGCTCCGGCATTTTTTCACTCTAAATGTGGTGGAAAAACTTTTAGACCGGACCAAGTTTGGGGTGGGGTGGAAGAAGGATATCGTTCAGTAAACTGTACCTTCTGTCAGAAGACAGGCATGAAAGATTGGAACTACCAAATTAAGGGCCAAAAGCTTACATCCATGGTGGATCAGGTTCTAAAAAGATATTACGCGGACGAGATTCAAGGCACTGATGTAAAACTAATGCCTGACTCTTTGGCGAATTCTGAACTCAGAATGTATGTGGGCGATCGACTTCACATTATTAAAAAGTCTTATTTGAGAAATCTTGCTGGCCGAGAACTTCTTCCTTCGAATAACTTTATTATGTCGATGAAGAACAATGAATTTATGGTCAAGGGCCAAGGTTACGGTCACGGCGTGGGTCTGTGCCAACTGGGTGCTCTGGAACTTGCAAAACGTGGTTATGATTATCGCCAGATACTTTCATTCTATTTCCCTCGGCACCAACTGAAGAAAGCTTACTGA
- a CDS encoding flagellar basal body-associated FliL family protein, translating to MAEENKPGPVSNSSSKNPLLTILMIVNIVAMGTVAFFQWKFMEMEAKRPDLTQLLKEKDAPAATADGEAAGEQKPTEVVKKENLLPLDSFTVNLAQGEGPRRYVRLDAVLKMSDDAKAPEFEARKPQIRDTIISILNTKRADDLLKKEGKSYLKEEIKASINSFLVDGRVEDIYYISFQIN from the coding sequence ATGGCTGAAGAAAATAAACCAGGACCGGTTTCAAATTCTAGTAGTAAAAATCCATTACTAACTATCCTCATGATCGTTAACATCGTTGCGATGGGAACAGTGGCATTCTTCCAGTGGAAATTCATGGAAATGGAAGCGAAACGCCCTGACCTTACTCAACTCCTAAAAGAAAAAGATGCTCCTGCAGCAACAGCAGACGGTGAAGCAGCTGGTGAACAAAAGCCCACTGAAGTAGTGAAGAAAGAAAACCTTCTTCCACTTGATAGTTTCACTGTGAACCTTGCTCAAGGTGAAGGTCCACGTCGCTATGTTCGTCTCGATGCTGTTCTTAAAATGAGTGATGATGCTAAGGCTCCTGAGTTTGAAGCTCGTAAGCCGCAAATTCGCGACACTATCATCAGCATTCTGAACACCAAGAGAGCGGATGACCTTCTTAAAAAAGAAGGGAAGAGCTATTTAAAAGAAGAGATTAAAGCTTCTATCAATTCATTTTTGGTTGATGGAAGAGTGGAAGATATTTACTACATCAGCTTCCAAATCAACTAA
- the flhB gene encoding flagellar biosynthesis protein FlhB, whose translation MADENDDEKTEEPSQYKIDESRKKGDVASSKELSSVLLLSGSLLTLIICGVFIYEQFTEYIDWMYRLDFKMIYTKEKFADVIAQTMWTLVKCLAPSFGASVCLGVLSQFIQIGFLYSPEILNADIERINPLKGFGRIFSKKSLVEAVKGVFKFTVVIAITYSVMKDNIGSFLGFLHSDAGQSLMFGKYLMVKLGFSILLGLGVVALADFGWEKWSYRQKMMMTKQEAKEEAKEKDGNPEVKSKIRQIQRQMAQKRMMDDVKKADVIVTNPTHISVALKYDGETMVAPAVMAKGADHLALRIREIAKENDIPIVENIMLARTLYKTVKVGHGVPRTLYKAVAEILSFVYKLKRKQKALK comes from the coding sequence ATGGCCGACGAGAACGACGACGAAAAAACCGAAGAGCCCTCCCAGTATAAGATCGATGAATCTCGCAAAAAGGGTGATGTTGCTTCCTCAAAGGAGCTTTCATCTGTATTGCTTCTTTCGGGCTCACTTCTCACATTAATTATCTGTGGTGTGTTCATCTATGAACAGTTCACTGAATATATCGATTGGATGTATCGCTTAGATTTTAAGATGATCTACACCAAAGAGAAGTTCGCCGATGTGATCGCTCAAACCATGTGGACGTTGGTTAAATGTTTAGCACCATCGTTTGGAGCTTCAGTTTGTTTAGGAGTCCTTTCGCAATTTATTCAAATCGGTTTTCTTTATTCCCCGGAAATCCTGAACGCTGACATTGAACGCATCAACCCACTTAAAGGTTTCGGACGAATCTTCTCGAAGAAGTCTCTGGTTGAAGCAGTTAAGGGTGTGTTTAAGTTCACGGTGGTGATTGCGATCACTTACAGTGTGATGAAAGATAACATTGGTTCCTTCCTTGGTTTCCTACATTCAGATGCCGGACAATCTTTGATGTTTGGTAAATACCTGATGGTGAAACTTGGATTCTCGATTCTTTTAGGTCTGGGAGTTGTGGCCCTGGCCGATTTTGGTTGGGAAAAGTGGTCCTACCGTCAAAAAATGATGATGACCAAACAAGAAGCGAAGGAAGAAGCTAAAGAGAAAGATGGTAACCCGGAAGTAAAGAGTAAGATCCGTCAGATCCAACGTCAGATGGCACAAAAGCGGATGATGGATGATGTAAAGAAGGCAGACGTAATTGTTACAAATCCAACGCATATTAGTGTAGCATTGAAGTATGATGGAGAGACGATGGTAGCACCGGCCGTGATGGCAAAAGGTGCCGATCATTTGGCCCTTCGAATTCGTGAGATTGCGAAGGAAAATGATATTCCGATCGTGGAAAACATCATGCTGGCGCGGACGTTATATAAAACAGTGAAAGTGGGACATGGAGTTCCTCGAACATTGTATAAAGCGGTCGCGGAAATTCTGTCTTTCGTTTATAAGCTTAAACGTAAACAGAAAGCTTTGAAGTAA
- the fliQ gene encoding flagellar biosynthesis protein FliQ, with amino-acid sequence MENEFAIEVVNQAIKVTMMLSAPMLIGALVVGVLVSIFQAVTQINEQTLSFIPKILVVIAALVIFSPWMMETMVSYTHDHFTSIPELIRR; translated from the coding sequence ATGGAAAATGAATTTGCCATTGAGGTAGTGAATCAAGCGATCAAAGTCACTATGATGCTTTCTGCTCCTATGCTCATCGGCGCTCTGGTAGTCGGGGTACTTGTCTCGATTTTCCAGGCCGTTACTCAAATTAACGAACAAACATTATCTTTTATTCCTAAAATCCTTGTGGTTATTGCGGCACTTGTAATCTTCAGTCCATGGATGATGGAAACCATGGTGAGTTACACCCACGATCACTTCACAAGCATCCCGGAATTGATTAGGCGTTAA
- a CDS encoding flagellar biosynthetic protein FliO, which produces MNRKFITLALGTMVTLGAQAGVKVTSVDLKTSGANGYVNIALDGRSNELPDVRVYGKTIEITLTQADAFSGFSKTVSGAVLSANVLNGKAIVKAVLPYNVDADGVNLGWKNKNIEVVFPRGKVEKAEPVAAKAEATRPAKTPAAPVAPAVEKKAENKVSKDQLNEDYLNKLMVESTAKAEAAKAETKKDEVNTKQAGIAREAVPAETPAPIARPADNFSFAGYAAKFTVFLAMVLGLFYGVVQLLKKGVFSRGKLGFLNNSQMIQVLSTTYVAPKRSLMVVKAHKQIFLVSNSENGIQFLSEMTDTTGLIKEGEKEVTGTNFDLNLGSIQTQEQGPVFKIKENINESTPVPEEKGIQALTAKDIVKFSDELKKKAKKLKPIEFN; this is translated from the coding sequence ATGAATAGGAAGTTCATTACATTAGCACTCGGAACCATGGTGACTTTAGGTGCCCAAGCTGGGGTCAAAGTGACGTCTGTGGATCTTAAAACTAGCGGTGCCAACGGATATGTAAATATTGCTCTGGACGGCCGTTCTAACGAACTCCCTGATGTGCGCGTTTACGGTAAAACAATCGAAATCACACTTACTCAAGCCGACGCTTTCAGTGGCTTCTCTAAAACAGTAAGTGGTGCGGTTCTTTCAGCAAATGTTCTAAATGGTAAGGCGATCGTGAAAGCGGTTCTTCCATACAATGTTGATGCTGATGGTGTGAACCTTGGTTGGAAAAATAAAAATATCGAAGTGGTTTTCCCTCGTGGAAAAGTAGAGAAGGCAGAGCCTGTAGCAGCGAAAGCAGAGGCCACTCGTCCTGCGAAAACTCCAGCAGCTCCGGTCGCACCAGCAGTTGAAAAGAAAGCTGAAAACAAAGTTTCAAAAGATCAGTTGAATGAGGACTACCTCAATAAATTGATGGTTGAAAGTACTGCGAAGGCAGAAGCGGCCAAAGCAGAAACAAAGAAAGATGAAGTAAATACTAAGCAGGCCGGTATCGCTCGTGAAGCGGTACCTGCTGAAACTCCGGCTCCGATTGCCAGACCTGCGGACAATTTTTCATTCGCTGGATATGCGGCGAAGTTCACAGTGTTCCTTGCGATGGTTCTTGGTCTGTTCTACGGCGTTGTTCAACTTCTTAAGAAGGGCGTATTCAGTCGTGGAAAACTTGGTTTCTTAAACAACTCACAAATGATTCAGGTTCTTTCAACGACGTATGTGGCGCCTAAGCGTTCACTTATGGTGGTGAAGGCACACAAACAGATCTTCCTGGTTTCTAACTCTGAAAACGGCATTCAGTTTCTTTCAGAAATGACTGATACAACGGGCCTTATCAAAGAAGGAGAGAAGGAAGTTACTGGGACAAACTTTGATTTAAATCTTGGTTCAATCCAAACTCAGGAACAAGGGCCGGTGTTCAAAATCAAAGAAAACATCAATGAATCAACTCCGGTTCCTGAAGAGAAGGGCATTCAAGCTCTTACAGCAAAGGACATCGTGAAGTTTTCAGATGAACTCAAGAAGAAGGCCAAGAAGCTAAAGCCGATTGAGTTCAACTAA
- the fliP gene encoding flagellar type III secretion system pore protein FliP (The bacterial flagellar biogenesis protein FliP forms a type III secretion system (T3SS)-type pore required for flagellar assembly.), giving the protein MNKFSKLGLGFVLLAAAGSAFSQSANLPGVAVNFGQGTNLVDTLEVLLLFTILTLAPAIVILCTSFTRIVVVLSFMRQALGTQNMPPNQLLIGFALFLSIFVMMPTGKSIYENSLKPYQAKQIDATKALEGLEKDLRAFMQKHVRKADIGLFYDVTNAAAPSDINAVPTHYLIPAFIISELKTAFQIGFLLYIPFIVLDMVVASVLMAMGMMMLPPMLVSMPFKLLLFVLVDGWQLVTGAILRSFNT; this is encoded by the coding sequence ATGAATAAGTTTTCTAAGTTAGGTTTAGGTTTTGTATTGTTGGCCGCAGCGGGTTCGGCATTTTCTCAATCGGCGAATCTACCCGGAGTCGCTGTAAACTTTGGCCAAGGAACTAATCTTGTCGACACACTCGAAGTATTACTTCTCTTTACAATCCTTACCCTCGCCCCAGCAATTGTTATTCTTTGTACTTCTTTTACTCGTATCGTAGTGGTGTTGTCGTTCATGAGACAAGCTCTCGGAACGCAGAACATGCCACCGAACCAACTCCTCATCGGGTTCGCACTTTTCCTTTCGATCTTCGTGATGATGCCGACTGGAAAATCGATTTATGAGAACAGTCTTAAACCGTATCAAGCAAAACAAATTGATGCGACTAAAGCGCTGGAAGGGCTGGAGAAAGACCTTCGTGCTTTTATGCAGAAGCATGTTCGCAAGGCCGATATCGGTCTTTTTTATGATGTAACAAATGCAGCGGCACCATCAGATATCAATGCAGTTCCGACTCATTATCTGATTCCGGCCTTCATTATTTCAGAGCTAAAAACAGCGTTCCAGATTGGCTTCCTCCTGTATATCCCGTTCATTGTTCTGGATATGGTGGTGGCGTCGGTTCTGATGGCGATGGGGATGATGATGCTTCCGCCGATGCTGGTTTCAATGCCATTTAAGTTATTACTTTTTGTTTTGGTCGATGGTTGGCAGCTGGTGACAGGTGCAATCCTCAGATCATTTAATACCTAG
- a CDS encoding DsbA family protein, producing the protein MKRMMLLAAVLVVASACTSKDDLKKMIKENPEIITEAIEANPNKFIDALNNAVKAAQEGEGKRREEEEKKALEESFNKPLQAEIRSDESFRGNKDAPITLIEYSDFECPFCSRGYGTVMELMKKYEGKIRFVYKHLPLSFHPQAMPAAQYYEAIRLQSPEKAWEFHDAIYKNQRALQNGESFLKAEAKKLKVDMAKLEKDAKSEAVQKRIDADMAEAAKFGFQGTPGFLLNGVPVKGAYPTSHFDGLIEELKKRGKINI; encoded by the coding sequence ATGAAAAGAATGATGCTTCTTGCAGCTGTGCTTGTTGTGGCCTCTGCTTGTACGTCGAAAGACGACCTAAAAAAAATGATCAAGGAAAACCCTGAAATCATCACTGAAGCTATTGAAGCTAATCCAAATAAATTCATCGATGCTCTTAACAATGCTGTTAAGGCCGCTCAAGAAGGAGAAGGCAAGCGTCGTGAGGAAGAAGAGAAGAAAGCTCTTGAAGAGTCTTTCAATAAGCCTCTACAAGCTGAAATTCGTTCTGATGAGAGCTTCCGTGGAAACAAAGATGCTCCAATCACGCTAATTGAATATTCAGATTTCGAATGTCCTTTCTGTTCTCGTGGTTACGGTACAGTTATGGAGCTTATGAAAAAGTACGAAGGTAAAATCCGTTTCGTATATAAGCACCTTCCACTTAGCTTCCACCCACAAGCTATGCCAGCTGCTCAGTACTACGAAGCAATTCGTCTTCAGAGCCCAGAAAAGGCCTGGGAATTCCACGATGCTATCTACAAAAATCAACGTGCTCTTCAGAATGGTGAATCATTCCTAAAAGCTGAAGCTAAGAAACTTAAAGTTGATATGGCGAAGCTTGAGAAAGATGCAAAATCTGAAGCAGTTCAGAAGCGCATCGATGCTGATATGGCAGAAGCTGCGAAGTTCGGTTTCCAAGGTACTCCAGGCTTCCTACTTAACGGTGTGCCTGTTAAAGGTGCTTACCCTACAAGTCACTTCGATGGTCTAATCGAAGAGCTTAAGAAGCGCGGTAAAATCAACATCTAA
- the flhA gene encoding flagellar biosynthesis protein FlhA — protein MDRFLEKLKVFSQNSELAIALGLILILGVMVVPLPPIILDLFLAFSIATSIGILLMSVYARKPLDFSTFPSVLLITTLLRLSLNVASTRNILLHGAADGTKAAGHIIEAFGEFVVGGNYAVGIIIFMILVVINFIVITKGAGRVAEVSARFTLDAMPGKQMAIDADLNAGLIDDKEAKRRRAEVAQEADFYGSMDGASKFVRGDAIAGILITAINIVGGIIVGVAQNDMAFSDAARTFTLLTVGDGLIAQIPALVISTAAGIITTRNSNSEALGKQVNQEFTAHPKAFYITAASIAVFGLIPGFPAFPFLMIGGLIGYAGHKVEKNKEMAKAAEVKAALAPEAKAKAETLESLLPVELVQLEVGYGIVSIVDAEQNGDLLERISHIRKQFALDWGMIIPSVRIKDNLELKPGGYSIKLKGIEIARGELMPDHMMAMDPGTVIEQMDGVETKEPVFGLPAIWITDDRKDEAQYNGYTVVDLSTIVATHLTEVLKANLSEMFGRQELVKILDNFKEDNPKIVSDLVPDIMPLGTVLKVMQALLREGVSVRDLRTILETLAEYGTGTKDSEALTEYVRQALYRTITEKIKGSQGDVPLFTLDRSLEEAVARSIIHTDHGSQLNLDPKVTQTILASLNEKIEEATSQGEKMVILCSPVIRRHFKKLTEKFIPNMIVVSHNELSPEVNIRSLGTVRL, from the coding sequence ATGGACAGGTTTTTAGAAAAGCTCAAAGTCTTTTCTCAAAATTCAGAACTAGCAATTGCTCTAGGATTAATTCTAATCCTGGGTGTGATGGTTGTTCCACTTCCTCCAATTATTCTGGATTTGTTTTTGGCATTCTCGATTGCAACATCAATCGGAATTCTTTTGATGTCGGTTTACGCGAGAAAGCCGCTGGATTTCTCGACTTTTCCATCAGTGCTTCTCATTACAACACTTCTACGTCTTTCACTTAACGTTGCTTCAACAAGAAACATTCTTCTTCACGGAGCAGCGGATGGTACAAAGGCCGCTGGTCACATCATTGAGGCCTTCGGTGAATTCGTAGTAGGTGGTAACTATGCTGTGGGTATCATTATCTTCATGATCCTCGTGGTCATTAACTTTATCGTAATCACCAAAGGTGCTGGTCGAGTAGCTGAAGTAAGTGCTCGATTCACGTTAGATGCAATGCCTGGTAAACAAATGGCGATCGATGCAGACTTGAATGCTGGTCTGATTGATGACAAAGAAGCGAAACGCCGTCGTGCTGAAGTTGCTCAAGAAGCAGACTTTTACGGGTCAATGGACGGTGCTTCGAAGTTCGTTCGAGGTGATGCCATCGCCGGTATTTTGATTACAGCGATTAACATCGTAGGCGGTATCATTGTTGGTGTGGCCCAAAATGATATGGCATTTTCAGATGCGGCCAGAACTTTCACACTCCTGACTGTGGGTGATGGACTTATTGCACAGATTCCGGCACTCGTGATTTCGACTGCTGCCGGTATTATCACAACTCGTAACTCAAACTCTGAGGCCCTTGGTAAGCAGGTGAATCAAGAATTCACGGCCCATCCAAAAGCTTTCTATATCACAGCGGCTTCAATCGCTGTCTTCGGTTTGATTCCAGGTTTCCCGGCCTTCCCGTTCCTGATGATCGGTGGTCTGATTGGTTATGCTGGACACAAAGTAGAGAAGAACAAAGAAATGGCGAAGGCCGCTGAAGTTAAGGCCGCTCTTGCTCCTGAAGCAAAAGCGAAAGCTGAAACGCTTGAATCTCTTCTTCCGGTTGAACTTGTGCAACTTGAAGTGGGGTATGGAATTGTTTCAATTGTAGATGCTGAACAAAACGGTGATCTCCTTGAACGTATTTCACACATCAGAAAACAATTTGCTCTTGATTGGGGGATGATCATTCCTTCAGTTCGAATCAAGGATAACCTGGAGCTTAAGCCAGGCGGTTACTCAATCAAACTTAAAGGGATTGAGATCGCTCGCGGTGAACTTATGCCGGATCATATGATGGCAATGGACCCGGGAACGGTGATTGAGCAGATGGACGGAGTCGAGACGAAGGAACCTGTATTCGGTCTTCCTGCGATCTGGATCACTGATGATCGTAAAGATGAAGCTCAATACAATGGTTATACAGTGGTTGATCTTTCAACAATTGTGGCGACTCACTTAACTGAAGTTCTAAAAGCGAACCTTTCTGAAATGTTTGGTCGTCAGGAACTGGTTAAGATTCTTGATAACTTCAAGGAAGACAATCCGAAAATCGTTTCAGACCTTGTTCCGGACATTATGCCTCTGGGAACTGTGCTTAAAGTTATGCAGGCCCTGTTGCGTGAAGGCGTTTCAGTTCGAGACCTTCGCACAATTCTTGAAACTCTGGCCGAATACGGTACTGGAACTAAAGATTCTGAGGCCCTTACTGAATACGTTCGTCAGGCCCTCTATAGGACCATTACAGAAAAAATTAAAGGCTCTCAGGGAGACGTTCCGCTCTTTACGTTGGATCGTAGTCTTGAGGAGGCCGTTGCCCGTTCAATTATCCACACTGATCATGGATCGCAGTTAAACCTCGATCCTAAAGTGACTCAAACTATCCTGGCTTCACTCAATGAGAAGATTGAAGAAGCAACTTCGCAAGGGGAGAAAATGGTGATTCTTTGCTCACCAGTTATCCGCCGTCATTTCAAGAAGTTGACTGAAAAATTCATTCCCAACATGATTGTGGTGAGCCATAATGAACTTAGTCCAGAAGTCAATATCAGATCTCTCGGTACCGTGAGGTTGTAA
- a CDS encoding flagellar biosynthetic protein FliR: MNVTISDQVAFLAFWLSFARWSAVLMQLPLFDNVAVPNLVKVLSAFTISFAFFPDLRGTLVAEINMVGVDHIWILMMFHTCTGLIIGFLVKCIMSLFVATGSILTMQIGFNSVSYFDPSQGQQVGPFERLIEWTLLILVLSSGALVPMFKGVFQSFFSVNFLNADKMLKTPEYFVLFFKSAFSASILLGGPLIFANLLMNLVMGIVARTVPQMNVLMVSFVVNIGMGLLLFLGIAEEFFQVSYDLYIEKLGEWFQFLSF, encoded by the coding sequence ATGAACGTAACGATTTCTGATCAAGTTGCCTTCTTGGCCTTTTGGCTGAGCTTTGCTCGCTGGTCTGCAGTCTTAATGCAGCTTCCGCTATTTGATAACGTGGCCGTTCCTAACTTAGTAAAAGTACTCTCTGCATTCACCATCTCATTTGCCTTCTTTCCTGATCTTCGCGGCACGCTTGTTGCAGAAATCAATATGGTCGGGGTGGATCACATCTGGATTCTGATGATGTTCCATACATGTACCGGCCTAATTATTGGATTTCTGGTGAAGTGTATTATGAGTCTATTCGTAGCAACTGGTAGCATTCTGACTATGCAGATTGGCTTTAACAGTGTCAGTTACTTCGATCCATCTCAGGGCCAGCAAGTGGGTCCTTTTGAAAGATTGATTGAGTGGACCCTGCTTATTTTAGTTCTTTCCTCCGGAGCGTTGGTTCCAATGTTCAAGGGAGTGTTTCAGTCATTTTTTTCTGTCAATTTCTTAAATGCGGACAAAATGCTGAAAACGCCGGAATATTTCGTGTTATTCTTTAAGTCGGCATTTAGTGCTTCCATCCTTCTGGGGGGACCACTGATTTTTGCTAACTTGCTGATGAACCTGGTTATGGGAATCGTCGCCAGAACAGTTCCGCAAATGAACGTTTTGATGGTGAGCTTCGTGGTAAACATCGGCATGGGACTTCTTCTCTTCTTAGGAATAGCAGAGGAGTTTTTCCAGGTGAGTTATGACTTATATATTGAAAAACTAGGTGAGTGGTTTCAATTCCTCTCATTCTAA
- the fliM gene encoding flagellar motor switch protein FliM: MAQVLSQDEVDALLNAVNDDGDSGSASEASSGGMDGFGEVEESDANIQPYDLTNQDRVIRGRMPILEIIYERFIRQFRVSLSNSLRKISTISMISTDLLKFGEFVNTLPIPSCMCIMRFNELRGPALIVFESKLAYAIIDSYFGGTDRPFTKIEGKEFTSIELSFMRRVMDMAINDLEEAWAPVHRIDAQYVRTEINPQFVGVVPPSDVIITTTFEVEFESASGTIMVVIPYSTIEPIKQKLSSSYQTDNDVVDTLWTRSMQEHVQHAQATAVVKLGETEMSIGDLIGLQVGDIIPLAQEVSGELDLEIEESKKLKCLIGVYKGNRAVQVTRRIT; encoded by the coding sequence ATGGCCCAAGTATTGAGCCAAGACGAAGTAGACGCATTACTTAATGCCGTTAATGATGATGGTGATTCTGGTTCGGCATCAGAGGCAAGCTCTGGTGGAATGGATGGTTTCGGAGAAGTAGAAGAATCCGATGCAAACATTCAGCCGTATGATCTCACCAACCAAGACCGAGTTATTCGTGGTCGAATGCCGATTTTGGAGATCATTTACGAACGATTCATTCGTCAATTCCGAGTTTCCCTTTCAAACTCGCTTCGTAAGATTTCTACCATTTCAATGATCTCGACAGATCTGTTGAAGTTCGGTGAATTCGTGAACACACTCCCGATTCCTTCGTGTATGTGTATCATGCGTTTCAATGAACTTCGTGGTCCTGCCCTGATCGTATTTGAATCAAAGCTCGCTTACGCCATCATCGATTCATACTTCGGTGGTACTGACCGTCCATTCACAAAGATTGAAGGGAAGGAATTCACTTCGATTGAGCTTTCATTCATGAGACGTGTGATGGATATGGCCATCAATGATCTTGAAGAAGCATGGGCACCAGTTCATAGAATCGATGCTCAGTATGTTCGTACTGAGATCAACCCGCAGTTCGTGGGTGTGGTTCCACCTTCAGATGTAATTATCACAACAACATTCGAAGTTGAGTTTGAATCTGCTTCGGGAACCATCATGGTGGTGATCCCGTACTCAACCATTGAACCAATTAAACAGAAACTCTCTTCAAGTTATCAGACTGATAATGATGTGGTGGACACTCTGTGGACTCGTTCAATGCAGGAACACGTTCAGCACGCTCAGGCCACTGCAGTTGTAAAACTGGGTGAAACGGAAATGTCGATCGGAGATCTTATCGGTCTTCAGGTCGGAGACATCATTCCTCTGGCCCAGGAAGTTTCAGGTGAGCTGGATCTCGAGATTGAAGAGTCAAAAAAACTAAAATGCCTGATCGGTGTCTACAAAGGTAATCGAGCAGTACAAGTCACCCGTAGAATTACATAA
- a CDS encoding N-acetylmuramoyl-L-alanine amidase family protein, which translates to MKFLALCFLLFTYSAFAKVVLIDPGHGGEEVGAIGHLDPKRSRKVYEKDLSLRLSKKIKEELSKHTSAYLTRSIDRLVTLPERAELADLVKADLFLSIHFNSSTNARSHGFELYYLDNNSNVAANKVERAENLNLQGEELIVNQILVDLVVQQTVVHSRQLASLVHEKVKPVIKKYKIDDRGVKPGLFYVLALSKRPGLLVEAGFVSNPNELKKVNEEKYLNELARSISAGVIAFINAQK; encoded by the coding sequence ATGAAATTTCTCGCTCTCTGTTTTCTACTTTTTACATACTCTGCTTTTGCGAAAGTGGTTTTGATTGACCCCGGTCATGGTGGTGAAGAAGTAGGTGCTATTGGGCATCTTGATCCAAAAAGATCGAGAAAGGTTTATGAGAAGGATCTATCCCTCAGACTTTCAAAAAAAATCAAAGAAGAACTTTCTAAACATACTTCGGCCTATCTTACGAGAAGTATCGATCGTTTGGTAACATTACCGGAGCGAGCTGAGCTGGCCGATCTTGTGAAGGCCGATCTCTTTCTTTCAATTCATTTCAATTCTTCAACGAATGCTCGAAGCCATGGTTTTGAACTTTATTATCTCGATAACAACTCAAATGTTGCCGCCAACAAAGTTGAGCGTGCGGAGAACTTAAACCTTCAAGGTGAAGAGTTAATCGTGAATCAGATTCTGGTGGATCTGGTAGTGCAGCAAACTGTTGTTCATTCTCGTCAGCTTGCATCTCTGGTTCATGAGAAAGTGAAACCTGTTATTAAGAAATATAAGATTGATGATCGGGGAGTGAAGCCTGGGTTATTTTACGTTCTAGCTCTTTCAAAACGTCCGGGTCTCTTAGTTGAGGCAGGATTTGTCTCTAATCCGAATGAACTTAAAAAAGTGAATGAGGAAAAATATCTGAACGAACTTGCTCGCAGTATCTCAGCGGGTGTCATCGCTTTTATCAACGCCCAAAAATAA